In the genome of Myxococcus stipitatus, one region contains:
- a CDS encoding ELWxxDGT repeat protein, which translates to MNLPLVPCSLCMTLLVASLCCGSEGSLEVSGAKLGGGEDTMSAPYPIDDIAGGRLSAGPRSLTDVGGVLFFVASDRTRGTELFKSDGTDEGTRLVEDVRPGPTGSDPRELTALGNTLFFVANDGVHGEELWRTDGKPSNTRLVMDLRPGRRGSSPESLTVLGQHLFFLANDGNSGTELWRTDGTGEGTTRVKDIDPGPPGATPAHLTIANGLLYFFVERTLWRSDGTPEGTIAVQEIHAPQGLTVRPLSLTVADSRLFFFMSQEPVDAPDKAVRSLALWTSDGSTQGTAKHIEVPLPELGEPLRTLAAGPLLFFVTQAPGLGDELWRSDGTPEGTFLVRDIAQGPLGSHPRELTAMDGRLYFSAWTPEHGDELWRSDGTPEGTVLVKDIVPGPEGSAIAFLRETHGRLYFSAREPGTGHEPWRSNGAARGTSRIEDLAPGPFSSSARDFTVSGRRVFFTANVRATGAELWARDVGYTFRVASKRLRWPDDEHEAGASLARLVQDIFPGPGGEPPHSWTTRGDTLYFDANDGSVGQELWRTQGTPESTWLLKDVRPGPKSSEPSDFFVLDSWVLFFADDGTHGRELWRTDGTRDGTVLVKDIAPGLASSQGEGSPVVVDGAAYFNARDARHGEELWRTDGTPEGTWLVRDLAPGLDDSSPRYLTAMDSRVYFIANFPERGWELGVSDGTVHGTRCIKDILPGPAGAFPTSLTALGSRLVFTANDGTHGEEPWVSDGSESGTRLLLDIWPGETGSYASLFTTVGGGLFFAATDPTAGREPWLSDGTSAGTTRVRDVNPGPEGSYPLWFSALGSSVLFSADDSTHGVELWRASAGPAQASLVKDVWPGPGSSEPRWMTSAGGWALLHADNGTQGSELWETTGTEAGTRLRQELAPGGQGAAPYFFTPADTQVFFLADDGAQGIEWWALTRPARTARE; encoded by the coding sequence ATGAACCTGCCGCTCGTGCCCTGCTCGCTGTGCATGACCCTCCTGGTCGCCTCTCTCTGCTGCGGCAGCGAAGGGAGCCTCGAGGTCTCCGGCGCGAAGCTCGGCGGCGGCGAGGACACGATGTCGGCGCCCTACCCCATCGACGACATCGCGGGCGGTCGGCTGAGCGCGGGGCCTCGCTCGCTGACCGACGTGGGCGGGGTGCTCTTCTTCGTGGCCTCGGACCGGACTCGCGGCACCGAGCTCTTCAAGAGCGATGGCACGGACGAGGGAACACGCCTCGTCGAGGACGTGCGACCAGGGCCGACAGGTTCCGACCCCCGCGAGCTCACCGCCCTGGGCAACACCCTGTTCTTCGTCGCGAATGACGGAGTCCATGGCGAGGAGCTCTGGCGAACCGACGGCAAACCCTCCAACACGCGGCTCGTCATGGACCTGCGCCCCGGCCGCAGGGGCTCCTCTCCCGAGAGCCTCACGGTGCTCGGGCAACACCTCTTCTTCCTCGCGAACGACGGCAACTCCGGCACGGAGCTGTGGCGAACGGATGGCACTGGCGAGGGAACCACGCGGGTCAAGGACATCGACCCGGGCCCGCCTGGGGCAACCCCTGCCCACCTCACCATCGCGAACGGACTGCTGTACTTCTTCGTGGAGCGGACGCTGTGGCGCAGCGACGGCACACCCGAAGGCACCATCGCCGTCCAGGAGATCCACGCCCCGCAGGGGCTCACCGTCCGGCCCCTCTCGCTCACCGTCGCGGACTCGCGGCTCTTCTTCTTCATGAGCCAGGAGCCCGTCGACGCTCCCGACAAGGCCGTCCGCTCGCTCGCGCTGTGGACCAGCGATGGGAGCACTCAAGGCACGGCGAAGCACATCGAAGTCCCGCTGCCGGAGCTCGGCGAGCCGCTTCGCACCCTCGCCGCGGGGCCACTCCTCTTCTTCGTCACCCAGGCCCCGGGACTGGGCGACGAGCTGTGGCGCAGTGATGGCACCCCGGAGGGAACCTTCCTCGTGCGCGACATCGCCCAAGGTCCTCTGGGCTCCCATCCTCGCGAGCTCACCGCCATGGATGGACGCCTCTACTTCTCCGCCTGGACGCCTGAACACGGGGACGAGCTGTGGCGCAGCGATGGAACCCCCGAGGGCACCGTGCTCGTGAAGGACATCGTCCCAGGCCCGGAGGGCTCCGCCATCGCGTTCCTTCGCGAGACCCACGGCCGCCTCTACTTCTCCGCTCGAGAGCCCGGCACGGGCCACGAGCCATGGCGCAGCAATGGCGCCGCGCGTGGCACCTCGCGCATCGAGGACCTCGCGCCCGGCCCCTTCTCCTCCAGCGCTCGAGACTTCACCGTCAGCGGCCGGAGGGTCTTCTTCACCGCGAACGTGCGCGCCACCGGCGCGGAGCTGTGGGCCCGGGACGTGGGCTACACGTTCCGCGTGGCCTCGAAGCGGCTGCGGTGGCCCGACGATGAACACGAAGCCGGCGCCTCGCTCGCGAGGCTCGTGCAGGACATCTTCCCGGGTCCCGGTGGAGAGCCCCCTCACTCATGGACCACGCGGGGCGACACGCTCTACTTCGATGCGAATGACGGCAGCGTCGGCCAGGAGCTCTGGAGGACCCAAGGCACTCCCGAGAGCACGTGGCTCCTCAAGGACGTGCGCCCAGGACCCAAGTCCTCGGAGCCTTCCGACTTCTTCGTCCTGGACTCATGGGTCCTCTTCTTCGCCGATGACGGCACGCATGGCCGCGAGCTCTGGCGAACGGATGGCACCCGCGACGGCACCGTCCTCGTGAAGGACATCGCCCCCGGTCTCGCGAGCAGCCAGGGAGAAGGGAGCCCCGTCGTGGTGGACGGCGCCGCGTACTTCAACGCGCGAGATGCCCGGCACGGGGAGGAGCTCTGGCGTACCGACGGCACGCCGGAGGGGACCTGGCTCGTCAGGGACCTCGCGCCCGGACTCGACGACAGCTCACCTCGCTACCTCACCGCCATGGACTCGCGCGTCTACTTCATCGCGAACTTCCCGGAGCGAGGCTGGGAGCTCGGCGTCAGCGACGGCACGGTCCACGGCACCCGCTGCATCAAGGACATCCTTCCCGGGCCGGCGGGCGCGTTTCCAACCTCCCTCACCGCGCTGGGCTCGCGCCTCGTCTTCACCGCCAACGACGGCACCCACGGAGAGGAGCCCTGGGTCAGCGATGGGAGCGAGTCCGGCACCCGGCTCCTCCTCGACATCTGGCCCGGCGAGACGGGCTCCTATGCGAGCCTCTTCACCACCGTGGGCGGAGGACTCTTCTTCGCGGCCACCGACCCGACCGCGGGCCGGGAGCCCTGGCTCAGCGATGGCACCTCCGCCGGCACCACCCGCGTCCGGGATGTGAATCCCGGCCCCGAGGGTTCCTATCCGTTGTGGTTCAGCGCCCTGGGCTCCAGCGTCCTCTTCAGCGCCGATGACAGCACCCACGGCGTCGAGCTGTGGCGGGCCAGCGCAGGCCCCGCCCAGGCCAGCCTCGTCAAGGATGTCTGGCCAGGCCCCGGGAGCTCCGAGCCTCGATGGATGACGTCCGCTGGCGGATGGGCGCTCCTCCACGCGGACAACGGAACACAGGGCTCCGAGCTCTGGGAGACGACGGGGACCGAGGCGGGAACACGGCTGCGTCAGGAGCTGGCCCCCGGCGGACAGGGCGCGGCGCCCTACTTCTTCACCCCCGCCGACACCCAGGTGTTCTTCCTCGCCGACGACGGGGCCCAGGGCATCGAGTGGTGGGCCCTGACCCGCCCCGCGCGGACGGCTCGGGAATAA
- a CDS encoding glutamate synthase subunit beta, giving the protein MGKPTGFTEWSRVPAHKREKQERLGDFREFSLPLAPDEARRQAGRCMDCGVPFCHQGCPLGNLIPDFNEAVYRGRWREAYDILSRTNTFPEMTGRLCPAPCEAACVLAIDRDAVTIEQLEKEIAERAFAEGWVKPRPPARRTGFTVGIVGSGPAGLAAAAQLNAAGHSVTVYERDSRAGGLLRLGIPDFKLEKSVVDRRLALMEAEGVVFRTGVDVGGAVGFRELRGRHDALLLAMGARRARELEVPGRELSGVVQAMEYLEHQNRLVAGQGEKQPHLDAAGKRVVILGGGDTGSDCLGTALRQGAKSVHQIELFPAPPHVRASDNPWPRWPLVFRTSSSQEEGGERAFALMTKHLSGTNGRVEKLHAVKVEVQRSVGGGPRLVEVPGSESTLEVDLLVLAMGFTGPETTGLAEGLGVALSPRGTVQVDARFATSADGVYCAGDASRGASLIVWALSDGREAARSIDAYLSGGLSVLSTRGADSPF; this is encoded by the coding sequence ATGGGCAAGCCCACCGGATTCACGGAGTGGTCACGCGTCCCCGCGCACAAGCGCGAGAAGCAGGAACGACTGGGGGACTTCCGCGAGTTCTCCCTGCCCCTGGCCCCCGACGAAGCCAGGCGGCAAGCGGGACGCTGCATGGACTGTGGTGTCCCCTTCTGTCACCAGGGCTGTCCGCTGGGGAACCTCATCCCGGACTTCAACGAGGCCGTGTATCGAGGTCGCTGGCGCGAGGCCTACGACATCCTCTCCCGCACCAACACCTTCCCGGAGATGACGGGGCGCCTGTGCCCCGCGCCGTGCGAAGCCGCCTGTGTCCTGGCCATCGACCGCGACGCGGTGACCATCGAGCAGTTGGAGAAGGAGATCGCCGAGCGGGCCTTCGCGGAGGGCTGGGTGAAGCCTCGGCCTCCGGCTCGGCGCACGGGCTTCACGGTGGGCATCGTGGGCTCGGGGCCCGCGGGACTGGCCGCCGCGGCTCAGCTCAACGCCGCGGGGCACAGTGTCACCGTGTACGAGCGCGACTCGCGGGCCGGTGGCCTGCTGCGCCTGGGCATCCCGGACTTCAAGCTGGAGAAGTCCGTGGTGGACAGGCGGCTCGCGCTGATGGAGGCGGAGGGCGTGGTGTTCCGCACCGGCGTCGACGTGGGTGGCGCGGTGGGCTTCCGCGAGCTGCGTGGCCGCCATGATGCGCTGCTGCTCGCGATGGGGGCTCGGCGTGCGCGTGAGCTGGAGGTCCCAGGTCGCGAGCTGTCCGGTGTCGTGCAGGCGATGGAGTACCTGGAACACCAGAACCGGCTCGTCGCCGGTCAGGGAGAGAAGCAGCCGCACCTGGATGCGGCCGGGAAACGCGTGGTCATCCTGGGCGGCGGTGACACGGGCTCGGACTGCCTGGGCACGGCGCTCCGCCAGGGTGCGAAGAGCGTGCATCAAATCGAGCTCTTCCCGGCCCCACCCCACGTGCGCGCTTCGGACAATCCGTGGCCTCGGTGGCCGCTCGTCTTCCGCACGTCGTCGAGCCAGGAGGAAGGTGGCGAGCGGGCCTTCGCGCTGATGACGAAGCACCTGTCGGGCACGAACGGCCGCGTCGAGAAGCTGCATGCGGTGAAGGTGGAGGTGCAGCGCTCGGTGGGCGGTGGCCCTCGGCTCGTGGAGGTCCCTGGCTCCGAGAGCACGCTCGAGGTCGACCTGCTGGTGCTGGCCATGGGCTTCACCGGGCCGGAGACCACCGGGCTTGCCGAAGGACTGGGGGTGGCGCTGTCGCCGCGCGGCACGGTGCAGGTCGATGCTCGCTTCGCCACGTCGGCGGACGGGGTCTACTGCGCGGGTGATGCGAGCCGAGGCGCGAGTCTCATCGTCTGGGCCCTCTCCGATGGACGCGAGGCTGCGCGCTCCATCGACGCCTATCTGTCCGGTGGGCTGTCGGTGCTGTCGACGCGCGGCGCGGACAGCCCGTTCTGA
- the gltB gene encoding glutamate synthase large subunit, which produces MSAILPGRYGLYEPETEHDACGVGFVAHLRGERSRGIVEDALELLNRLSHRAAAGKDPRTGDGAGILVQLPHRFFEHEAPTLGFELPPRRQYGVAQVFLPQEVDARAACEAALEEVVTEEGQRVLGWRDVPVAPEHLGPVAREAAPVIRQLFIARRRVVPSAFERKLYRIRKLTENRVLARGVDPKGRFHIASLSSETLVYKGLLLPADLPRFYADLQHTEFVSALGLVHSRFSTNTFPTWELAQPFRFIAHNGEINTLRGNRNWMTARRGLLQTARLGGSLEPLWPIIVPGKSDSAQFDNMVELLYLGGRTLPHAMMMMIPEAWEGDALMDDDKRAFYEYSSALLEPWDGPAAIAFTDGQLIGATLDRNGLRPARYLVTEDDRIILASETGVIDVPPSQVRRKGRLTPGRMLLVDTTEGRILEDAEVKRDISTRWPYRKWLERNVYTFEDLPTVPAPERLRGDELSRLQGAFGYTLEELRAVLTPMAETGKEPVGSMGTDTPLAVLSDQAPSLFSYFHQLFAQVTNPPIDPLRESLVMTLATALGPESNTFEETPEQCHRLSLPGPILTNGQLARLASIRGEGLFETRRLSLLYPLSGGEAALETAVEKLCAAAVDAVDGGASILLLSDRGVDVAHAAIPALLAVSAVHQRLVRDGIRMYTGLLLETAEAREVHHFACLFSYGAAAVNPYLALDTVRALAESNELAVDAEKAQERFIHAVEEGLMKVMSKMGISTLQSYRGSQLFEAVGLQRGLIERHFTGTPSRVEGVGLPELGREAAERHARGFEHTDGQLPVGGQYRWRRQGERHKWNPATIARLQAAVRGNDAAQFAEYSRLADDETREHCNLRGLLEIKTEGCQPVALEEVESAHSLARRFVTGAMSFGSISAEAHETLAIAMNRLGGRSNSGEGGEESRRYTRDAHGDLRRSAIKQVASARFGVTTEYLVNADELQIKVAQGAKPGEGGQLPGHKVDERIAKVRWSTPGVTLISPPPHHDIYSIEDLAQLIYDLQSTHPTARVSVKLVSEVGVGTIAAGVAKAGAGCVVVSGYEGGTGASPISSIHHAGLPWELGLAETQQVLVHNGLRSRIRVQADGGLRTARDVLVAALLGAEEFGLATASLVAVGCVMLRKCHLNTCSAGIATQDAGLREHFQGKPEDVVNFFLLLAEDLRQRMAALGARTLEELVGRVDLLRQRATVDHWKARRVDLSALLAAPAAPASEPRHCTVPRSKDVSDHLDHELLQDAKAVLEGGPAMLLTRPVSNTHRAVGAMLSGEIARRYGSRGLPDGRLHVRMKGSAGQSFGAFLVSGVTLELEGDANDYVGKGLSGGRIIAYPPPSSRFVAEENVLVGNTALYGATAGEVYLRGLAGERFAVRNSGAQAVVEGVGDHGCEYMTGGVVVVLGSTGRNFAAGMSGGTAYVLDRELSFRQRCNLEMVELESLVDESEIWLVHGMIERHLRYTHSALARRVLDNWELMVPRFVKVMPTDYKRVLQARRAAKRPPEASVTTQLPHVVGGRG; this is translated from the coding sequence ATGTCCGCGATCCTCCCCGGCCGGTACGGCCTCTATGAGCCCGAAACCGAACATGACGCCTGTGGCGTCGGTTTCGTGGCCCACCTGAGAGGTGAACGCTCTCGCGGAATCGTCGAGGACGCCCTGGAGCTCCTCAACCGCCTGAGCCACCGCGCGGCGGCGGGGAAGGACCCTCGGACGGGAGATGGCGCGGGCATCCTGGTGCAGCTCCCCCACCGCTTCTTCGAGCACGAGGCCCCCACCCTGGGCTTCGAGCTGCCTCCCCGCAGGCAGTACGGCGTGGCGCAGGTCTTCCTCCCGCAGGAGGTGGACGCGCGGGCCGCGTGTGAAGCGGCGCTGGAGGAGGTCGTCACCGAGGAGGGCCAGCGGGTGCTGGGCTGGCGCGATGTCCCGGTGGCCCCCGAGCACCTGGGGCCCGTGGCTCGCGAGGCCGCGCCGGTCATCCGGCAGCTCTTCATCGCCCGGCGCCGCGTGGTCCCCAGCGCCTTCGAGCGCAAGCTGTACCGCATCCGCAAGCTCACGGAGAACCGCGTCCTCGCGCGAGGCGTGGACCCGAAGGGCCGGTTCCACATCGCCAGCCTCTCGTCCGAGACGCTCGTCTACAAGGGCCTGCTGCTGCCCGCGGACCTCCCCCGCTTCTACGCGGACCTCCAGCACACGGAGTTCGTCAGCGCGCTGGGGCTGGTCCACTCCCGCTTCTCCACCAACACGTTCCCCACGTGGGAGCTGGCGCAGCCATTCCGCTTCATCGCGCACAACGGGGAAATCAATACCCTGCGTGGCAATCGCAACTGGATGACGGCTCGGCGCGGCCTGCTCCAGACGGCGCGGTTGGGGGGCAGCCTGGAGCCGCTGTGGCCCATCATCGTCCCGGGCAAGAGCGACTCCGCGCAGTTCGACAACATGGTGGAGCTGCTCTACCTGGGCGGGCGAACCCTGCCCCACGCGATGATGATGATGATTCCGGAGGCGTGGGAGGGCGACGCGCTCATGGATGACGACAAGCGCGCCTTCTACGAGTACTCGTCCGCGCTGCTGGAGCCGTGGGATGGCCCCGCCGCCATCGCCTTCACGGATGGGCAGCTCATCGGCGCCACGCTGGACCGCAACGGGCTGCGTCCCGCGCGCTACCTGGTGACGGAGGATGACCGCATCATCCTCGCCTCGGAGACGGGGGTCATCGACGTGCCCCCGTCCCAGGTGCGGCGCAAGGGCCGCCTCACCCCGGGCCGCATGCTGCTGGTGGACACCACCGAGGGGCGCATCCTCGAGGACGCCGAGGTGAAGCGCGACATCAGCACGCGCTGGCCCTATCGCAAGTGGCTCGAGCGCAACGTCTACACCTTCGAGGACCTGCCCACCGTTCCCGCACCGGAGCGGCTCAGGGGCGACGAGCTGTCACGGCTCCAGGGGGCATTCGGCTACACCCTCGAGGAGCTTCGCGCGGTGCTCACCCCCATGGCGGAGACGGGCAAGGAGCCCGTGGGCTCCATGGGCACGGACACGCCGCTCGCGGTGCTCAGCGACCAGGCGCCCAGCCTCTTCTCGTACTTCCACCAGCTCTTCGCGCAGGTGACCAATCCGCCCATCGACCCGCTGCGTGAGTCGCTGGTGATGACGCTCGCCACGGCGCTGGGCCCGGAGAGCAACACCTTCGAGGAGACCCCGGAGCAGTGCCACCGGCTCTCACTGCCCGGCCCCATCCTCACCAACGGGCAGCTGGCGCGGCTCGCCTCCATCCGTGGCGAGGGCTTGTTCGAGACGCGGCGCCTGTCGCTGCTCTATCCGCTGAGCGGCGGAGAGGCCGCGCTGGAGACGGCGGTCGAGAAGCTGTGCGCGGCGGCGGTGGACGCCGTGGATGGGGGCGCCAGCATCCTGCTCTTGAGTGACCGGGGCGTGGATGTGGCGCATGCGGCCATCCCCGCGCTGCTGGCCGTCTCCGCGGTCCACCAGCGCCTGGTCCGAGACGGCATCCGCATGTACACGGGCCTGCTGCTGGAGACGGCGGAAGCGCGGGAGGTCCACCACTTCGCCTGTCTCTTCAGCTACGGCGCGGCGGCGGTGAACCCGTACCTCGCGCTGGACACGGTGCGAGCCCTGGCGGAATCGAACGAGCTCGCCGTGGACGCGGAGAAGGCGCAGGAGCGCTTCATCCACGCCGTCGAGGAAGGGCTGATGAAGGTGATGTCCAAGATGGGCATCTCCACGCTCCAGTCCTACCGAGGCTCCCAGCTCTTCGAGGCCGTGGGGCTGCAACGCGGCCTCATCGAGCGGCACTTCACGGGCACCCCCTCGCGAGTCGAAGGCGTGGGCCTGCCGGAGCTGGGGCGCGAGGCGGCGGAGCGCCATGCCCGAGGCTTCGAGCACACGGACGGACAGCTCCCCGTCGGGGGCCAGTACCGCTGGCGCCGACAGGGGGAGCGACACAAGTGGAACCCGGCGACGATTGCCCGGCTCCAGGCCGCGGTGCGAGGCAACGACGCGGCGCAGTTCGCGGAGTACTCACGGCTGGCGGACGATGAGACTCGCGAGCACTGCAACCTGCGCGGGCTGCTGGAGATCAAGACCGAGGGATGCCAGCCCGTCGCGCTGGAGGAAGTCGAGTCGGCCCACTCCCTGGCGCGCCGCTTCGTCACGGGGGCCATGTCCTTCGGCTCCATCAGCGCGGAGGCCCACGAGACGCTCGCCATCGCGATGAACCGGCTGGGGGGACGCTCCAACAGCGGCGAGGGGGGCGAGGAGTCCCGGCGCTACACGCGCGATGCGCACGGCGACCTGCGCCGCAGCGCCATCAAGCAGGTGGCCAGCGCCCGCTTCGGGGTCACCACCGAGTACCTGGTCAACGCCGACGAGCTGCAGATCAAGGTCGCCCAGGGCGCCAAGCCCGGTGAGGGTGGGCAGCTCCCCGGCCACAAGGTGGATGAGCGCATCGCCAAGGTCCGCTGGTCCACGCCCGGCGTGACGCTCATCTCCCCTCCTCCGCACCACGACATCTACTCCATCGAGGACCTGGCGCAGCTCATCTACGACCTCCAGTCCACCCACCCGACGGCGCGCGTCAGCGTGAAGCTGGTGAGCGAGGTCGGTGTCGGCACCATCGCCGCGGGTGTGGCGAAGGCCGGCGCGGGCTGCGTGGTGGTCTCCGGCTACGAGGGCGGCACGGGCGCCTCCCCCATCTCGAGCATCCACCACGCGGGCCTTCCCTGGGAGCTGGGACTGGCGGAGACGCAACAGGTCCTGGTGCACAACGGGCTTCGTTCGCGCATCCGCGTCCAGGCGGATGGAGGCCTGCGCACCGCGCGCGATGTGCTCGTGGCCGCGCTGCTGGGCGCCGAGGAGTTCGGACTCGCCACCGCGAGCCTCGTGGCCGTGGGCTGCGTGATGCTGCGCAAGTGCCACCTCAACACCTGCTCGGCGGGCATCGCCACGCAGGACGCGGGGCTGCGAGAGCACTTCCAGGGCAAGCCCGAGGACGTGGTGAACTTCTTCCTCCTGCTCGCCGAGGACCTGCGCCAGCGCATGGCCGCGCTGGGGGCCAGGACCCTCGAGGAGCTGGTGGGCCGGGTGGACCTGCTGCGCCAGCGCGCGACGGTGGACCACTGGAAGGCGCGGCGCGTGGACCTCTCCGCGCTCCTGGCCGCTCCCGCCGCGCCCGCGAGCGAGCCTCGGCACTGCACGGTGCCTCGCTCGAAGGATGTGTCGGACCACCTGGACCATGAGCTGCTCCAGGACGCGAAGGCCGTGTTGGAGGGTGGCCCCGCGATGCTGCTGACGCGGCCGGTGAGCAACACGCACCGCGCCGTGGGCGCCATGCTCTCGGGCGAGATTGCGCGGCGGTATGGCTCGCGCGGGCTCCCCGACGGGCGGCTGCACGTGCGGATGAAGGGCTCGGCGGGGCAGAGCTTCGGCGCGTTCCTGGTCTCGGGAGTCACGCTGGAGCTGGAGGGTGACGCCAATGACTACGTGGGCAAGGGACTCTCCGGTGGGCGCATCATCGCGTACCCGCCCCCGTCCAGCCGCTTCGTCGCGGAGGAGAACGTGCTGGTGGGCAACACCGCCCTCTACGGCGCCACGGCCGGTGAGGTGTACCTGCGCGGGCTCGCGGGGGAGCGCTTCGCCGTGCGCAACAGCGGCGCGCAGGCGGTGGTCGAAGGCGTGGGAGACCACGGCTGCGAGTACATGACCGGCGGCGTGGTGGTGGTGCTGGGCTCCACGGGCCGCAACTTCGCCGCGGGCATGAGCGGCGGCACCGCCTACGTGCTGGACCGGGAGCTCTCCTTCCGGCAGCGCTGCAACCTGGAGATGGTGGAGCTGGAGTCGCTGGTGGACGAGTCGGAGATCTGGCTCGTGCACGGAATGATCGAGCGACACCTGCGCTACACGCACAGCGCGCTGGCGCGGCGGGTCCTCGACAACTGGGAGCTGATGGTGCCTCGGTTCGTGAAGGTGATGCCCACGGACTACAAGCGCGTCCTGCAAGCGCGGCGCGCGGCGAAGCGGCCACCCGAGGCCTCCGTGACCACGCAGCTTCCACACGTCGTCGGCGGGAGGGGTTGA
- a CDS encoding 8-oxo-dGTP diphosphatase: protein MPYSPIIGTLGYVMSEDRQRVLLVHRVARPDDAHLGKYNGLGGKMERDEDVAACMRREIREEAGIECTRMVLRGTLSWPGFGKQGEDWLGFVFRIDAFEGTPFERNPEGTLSWVPLTELPRLPMWDGDRHFLPLVFDEDPRMFHGVMPYSGGRALSWNYTRL, encoded by the coding sequence ATGCCCTATTCCCCCATCATCGGCACCCTCGGCTACGTCATGTCGGAGGACAGGCAACGCGTGCTGCTCGTCCACCGCGTCGCGAGACCAGATGACGCGCACCTGGGCAAGTACAACGGGCTGGGCGGGAAGATGGAGCGCGATGAGGACGTCGCGGCCTGCATGCGCCGGGAGATTCGCGAAGAGGCGGGCATCGAGTGCACGCGCATGGTGCTGCGCGGCACGCTCTCGTGGCCGGGCTTCGGCAAACAGGGAGAAGACTGGCTCGGCTTCGTGTTCCGCATCGACGCCTTCGAAGGCACCCCCTTCGAGCGCAACCCGGAGGGTACGCTCTCCTGGGTCCCGCTGACGGAACTGCCCCGCCTGCCCATGTGGGACGGCGACAGGCACTTCCTGCCCCTGGTCTTCGATGAGGACCCCCGCATGTTTCACGGGGTGATGCCGTATTCCGGGGGACGCGCGTTGAGCTGGAACTACACGCGACTTTGA
- a CDS encoding TonB family protein has translation MILNFGLPVLESERPAEPRVVASSRLFRMGEAVEREGLWARWGWALVTAVVVHAGVVVAGMAMPARAQERPPAPEEPELVLLAFAPPPPAPSSGAARSVPVERAARPSRPRVARPVVETPIQPQPKPEVIESPVDETPPVAEAAPSTPEAVADAPVDPGPAPSVAGGVVGGAVGGTQGGIVGATGTLGDAVGLGQVLRPPSVLKQPRPDYPRRAKSEGVQGLVLVRIIVGVDGEVEAEHTRVLRSIPSLDAAAIEAVNRWRFTPAIGRLGKPVRVILELPIQFTLK, from the coding sequence ATGATTCTCAATTTCGGTCTTCCGGTGCTGGAGAGTGAGCGACCCGCTGAGCCGCGGGTGGTCGCCTCCTCGCGGCTCTTCCGCATGGGAGAGGCCGTGGAGCGGGAAGGGCTCTGGGCGCGATGGGGCTGGGCGCTCGTGACGGCGGTGGTGGTCCACGCGGGAGTCGTCGTCGCGGGGATGGCCATGCCGGCCCGTGCGCAGGAGCGCCCCCCGGCCCCCGAAGAGCCGGAGCTGGTGCTGCTCGCCTTCGCGCCGCCTCCCCCCGCCCCGTCTTCGGGCGCGGCCCGGTCGGTTCCCGTGGAGCGCGCGGCGCGTCCCTCGCGTCCCCGCGTGGCGCGGCCCGTGGTGGAGACGCCCATCCAACCCCAGCCGAAGCCGGAGGTCATCGAGTCCCCGGTCGATGAGACTCCGCCCGTCGCCGAGGCCGCGCCGAGCACCCCCGAGGCCGTGGCGGATGCGCCGGTCGACCCGGGGCCCGCGCCGTCCGTCGCGGGCGGGGTCGTGGGCGGAGCGGTGGGGGGAACCCAGGGCGGCATCGTGGGTGCCACGGGAACGCTGGGTGACGCGGTGGGGCTGGGCCAGGTGCTCCGTCCGCCGTCCGTGCTGAAGCAGCCCCGGCCCGACTATCCGCGCCGCGCCAAGAGCGAAGGGGTCCAGGGGCTTGTGCTGGTTCGCATCATCGTCGGCGTCGATGGTGAGGTGGAGGCCGAGCACACGCGGGTGCTGCGCTCCATCCCCTCGCTCGACGCCGCCGCCATCGAGGCCGTCAACCGCTGGCGCTTCACGCCCGCCATCGGACGCCTGGGCAAGCCCGTGCGCGTCATCCTCGAGCTGCCCATCCAGTTCACCTTGAAGTGA